In Bythopirellula goksoeyrii, a single window of DNA contains:
- a CDS encoding PhoH family protein, which yields MIESSISVGDPENLVLMLGTKDQHLKQIRESIPANISTRDGRIFVHGEEDAVIKATAVLEELRTLLARNLPLDADQVQQVVRRVMSGEKPYRADPIGVRGGRMIHARTRGQADYLQAIRDNALVFCTGPAGTGKTYLAVATAVEALRAKRIRKVVLVRPAVEAGESLGFLPGDLQAKINPYLRPLLDALSDMMDRDQVQRYMDDDVIEVVPLAYMRGRTLNDAFIIMDEAQNTTVAQMKMFLTRMGEGSQVVVSGDTTQVDLPPHTKSGLIDALSRLRDIDGFAKVHLSTEDIVRHRLVQDIVRAYEEGSKKKR from the coding sequence ATGATAGAATCAAGCATCTCGGTTGGTGATCCAGAAAATCTCGTTCTCATGTTAGGGACGAAGGATCAGCATCTCAAACAGATCCGCGAATCGATTCCGGCGAACATCTCCACCCGCGACGGTAGAATTTTCGTACATGGCGAAGAAGATGCTGTAATCAAAGCAACTGCCGTATTGGAAGAACTCCGCACGCTGCTCGCGCGCAACTTGCCTCTAGATGCCGACCAAGTCCAACAGGTTGTGCGTCGAGTCATGAGTGGCGAGAAGCCCTATCGGGCCGACCCCATTGGTGTCCGCGGTGGTCGGATGATTCACGCGCGCACTCGAGGGCAAGCCGACTACCTTCAAGCGATCCGCGACAATGCACTCGTTTTCTGCACCGGGCCGGCAGGAACCGGCAAGACGTATCTAGCCGTGGCAACGGCGGTGGAGGCGCTGCGGGCCAAGAGAATTCGCAAAGTGGTATTGGTACGTCCTGCAGTGGAGGCTGGTGAGAGTCTAGGTTTCTTGCCTGGTGACTTGCAGGCGAAGATCAATCCTTATTTGCGCCCGCTCTTGGATGCCTTGAGTGATATGATGGACCGCGATCAGGTCCAACGTTATATGGATGATGATGTGATCGAAGTGGTTCCGTTGGCATACATGCGTGGTCGGACACTTAATGATGCCTTTATCATCATGGACGAAGCTCAAAATACCACCGTTGCTCAAATGAAGATGTTTCTTACCCGCATGGGCGAGGGATCGCAAGTGGTTGTCTCGGGTGACACGACGCAGGTCGACCTACCCCCGCATACGAAGAGCGGCTTGATAGACGCCTTATCGCGCCTGCGTGATATTGATGGATTTGCTAAGGTGCATCTCTCGACCGAGGATATTGTCCGCCACCGGTTGGTTCAGGACATTGTCCGCGCCTATGAGGAGGGCTCGAAGAAGAAACGCTGA
- a CDS encoding phosphatidate cytidylyltransferase — MLRWRIIIGTVLVSLLLGLCWLDAHATRPGIYLFPLAIALCVLATGELIRLFRAIGHTPQSRAVHTSTLLVVLAASVPIAWQMPPTDFSVGKLGFLAGGLIAGLVVNVVAEMLRYQQSGKTIMNIALASFAVLYLGGLLGFLVQLRLLPVDGDVSRGGMLALFSMIAVVKFTDIGAYFAGRTWGKHKMAPVLSPGKTWEGAAGGLVLAVATALFCLGPMARMMGVASSHEGLTWLAGSVGYGVVVGLAGMLGDLAESLLKRDAGVKDSSDWLPGFGGVLDLLDSLLVAGPAAYLMWVSGWVGP, encoded by the coding sequence TTGCTTCGTTGGCGAATCATCATTGGAACCGTGCTTGTCAGTCTGTTGTTGGGGCTTTGCTGGCTTGATGCCCATGCGACGCGGCCGGGAATCTATCTTTTTCCACTGGCCATTGCACTTTGTGTCTTGGCTACCGGTGAACTAATTCGTCTGTTCCGGGCAATTGGGCATACGCCTCAATCGAGGGCCGTGCATACGAGTACTTTACTCGTGGTCTTGGCGGCGTCTGTGCCGATCGCCTGGCAAATGCCGCCGACGGACTTCTCCGTAGGCAAACTTGGATTTCTCGCGGGGGGATTAATTGCAGGTCTTGTGGTGAATGTTGTGGCGGAGATGTTGCGCTATCAACAATCGGGCAAGACAATCATGAACATCGCATTGGCCTCTTTTGCCGTGCTTTATCTGGGGGGGCTGCTCGGATTTCTTGTGCAATTGCGCCTACTGCCGGTAGATGGTGACGTCTCGCGAGGTGGCATGCTTGCGCTGTTCTCGATGATCGCCGTGGTGAAATTTACTGACATCGGAGCGTACTTCGCAGGTCGAACTTGGGGCAAACACAAAATGGCTCCTGTGCTGAGCCCTGGCAAGACGTGGGAAGGGGCAGCTGGCGGGTTAGTGCTCGCCGTGGCGACTGCGCTCTTTTGTCTGGGTCCCATGGCGCGCATGATGGGCGTGGCAAGCAGCCATGAAGGGCTGACATGGCTTGCCGGTTCCGTGGGTTATGGTGTGGTGGTCGGCCTGGCGGGTATGCTGGGCGATCTAGCCGAGTCGCTTTTGAAGCGCGATGCGGGGGTCAAAGATTCGAGTGATTGGCTACCAGGATTTGGTGGGGTACTCGATTTACTCGATTCACTCCTTGTCGCAGGGCCCGCGGCCTATTTGATGTGGGTCAGTGGCTGGGTAGGACCGTAG
- a CDS encoding isoprenyl transferase, translated as MSAECLPANLANVPRQRWPRHIAIIMDGNGRWAQRQDLPRIDGHRRGVETVRKITEECANLGIKQLTLYCLSSENWKRPAQEIDFLMHLLEQYMIEERSTIMENNLRVRMVGRRDNIPEQVLRELDETVSMSRENNGMWLNLAINYGSRAEIVDAVQGIAREVANQELAVEQIDEQTIADHLYTAGNDDPDLLLRTAGEMRVSNFLLWQISYAEIWVTDKCWPEFDEATLHEAIVDFAGRNRKFGGLSGCGDGLSDGA; from the coding sequence ATGTCAGCGGAATGTCTGCCTGCGAATCTTGCCAACGTGCCACGCCAGCGATGGCCGCGTCACATTGCGATCATCATGGACGGCAACGGGAGGTGGGCACAACGGCAAGATTTGCCACGCATTGATGGTCACAGACGTGGGGTAGAGACCGTTCGCAAGATCACCGAAGAGTGTGCCAATCTGGGCATCAAGCAGCTCACGCTCTATTGCCTGTCGAGTGAAAACTGGAAGCGTCCAGCACAGGAAATCGATTTCCTCATGCACCTGCTTGAGCAGTACATGATCGAGGAACGCTCCACGATCATGGAGAACAATCTGCGGGTGCGGATGGTCGGCCGGCGAGACAATATTCCCGAACAAGTTTTGCGGGAACTCGATGAGACCGTGTCGATGAGTCGTGAGAATAATGGCATGTGGCTCAATCTGGCGATCAATTACGGCAGCCGCGCGGAAATAGTCGACGCCGTGCAAGGGATCGCCCGCGAAGTCGCCAACCAGGAACTGGCGGTAGAGCAAATCGACGAGCAGACGATCGCAGACCATCTCTACACGGCTGGGAACGACGACCCGGATCTCTTGCTGCGTACGGCGGGAGAGATGCGAGTGAGCAACTTTTTGCTGTGGCAAATTAGCTATGCTGAGATTTGGGTGACAGACAAGTGTTGGCCGGAATTTGATGAAGCAACGTTGCATGAGGCGATCGTAGATTTCGCGGGGCGAAATCGCAAATTCGGCGGTTTGAGTGGGTGTGGGGACGGTCTTTCCGATGGAGCCTAG
- a CDS encoding adenylosuccinate synthase — protein sequence MPGTCVIGLQWGDEAKGKIVDLLTRDHDIVVRYQGGANAGHTVVAGDEVYKLSLLPSGVLTSGVTCVIAGGVVINPAKAIEELDELASRNVKDSDNLLLSDRAHVIFPWHFAEDRSMDRNTSDGENIGTTGRGIGPCYRDKVGRSFAVRLGDMYRDTFANQVRHNVAEKNRLLAAMLPADEFEALDAEAIIKQYGAYAERLRPYVADTTEYLLSAAESGKRILFEGAQGALLDVDHGTYPFVTSSNSSGVGISNGSGVPGRYIDKVIGIVKAYTTRVGGGPFPTEQDNEIGQRIRDQGNEYGTVTKRPRRCGWLDAVAIRYTSRLSGVDSICVMLLDVLSGLEELKICTAYEIDGKQSDRFPSHVDDIRKVVPVYESLPGWQEDLSGVRTLEDLPQAARDYLDRISELIGIPVETVSVGPDRCQTIPVGDGSAVAASL from the coding sequence GTGCCTGGAACTTGTGTTATTGGTCTGCAATGGGGCGACGAAGCCAAAGGAAAAATCGTCGACCTGCTCACACGTGATCACGACATCGTGGTCCGCTATCAGGGCGGAGCAAACGCCGGCCATACGGTCGTCGCAGGGGACGAAGTCTATAAGCTCTCTCTGCTACCAAGCGGCGTGCTCACCTCGGGAGTGACTTGCGTAATCGCTGGTGGGGTGGTCATCAATCCGGCAAAGGCCATCGAAGAACTCGATGAGTTGGCCTCACGGAACGTTAAGGATAGCGATAATCTGTTGCTGAGCGACCGGGCACATGTGATCTTCCCTTGGCACTTTGCCGAGGATCGCTCGATGGATCGCAACACATCCGACGGCGAGAACATTGGCACGACAGGACGCGGCATTGGGCCATGCTACCGAGATAAGGTCGGTCGGTCGTTTGCCGTCCGACTGGGCGACATGTATCGCGATACGTTTGCGAATCAAGTGCGGCACAATGTCGCGGAGAAGAATCGCCTGCTCGCAGCGATGCTTCCCGCCGACGAGTTTGAGGCCTTGGATGCCGAAGCGATCATCAAACAGTATGGGGCATACGCTGAGCGGTTGCGGCCCTATGTGGCAGATACCACCGAATACTTGCTATCGGCAGCGGAGAGTGGAAAGCGAATTCTGTTCGAAGGAGCCCAGGGTGCCTTGTTGGACGTAGATCACGGCACGTATCCCTTCGTCACGAGCAGCAATAGCTCGGGCGTGGGTATCTCGAATGGCTCCGGTGTGCCGGGGCGCTATATCGACAAAGTGATCGGCATCGTGAAGGCGTACACCACACGCGTGGGTGGCGGACCGTTTCCCACAGAGCAAGACAATGAGATTGGCCAGCGGATTCGCGACCAGGGAAATGAGTATGGCACGGTAACCAAACGGCCCCGGCGATGTGGGTGGTTGGATGCTGTGGCAATTCGCTACACCTCGCGACTCAGTGGTGTCGACTCGATTTGCGTGATGTTGCTCGATGTTTTGAGTGGGCTAGAGGAGCTAAAGATCTGCACAGCCTATGAGATCGATGGCAAGCAATCGGACCGGTTCCCCAGCCATGTGGATGATATTCGCAAAGTGGTGCCTGTGTATGAGTCGCTGCCCGGCTGGCAGGAAGATCTTTCTGGAGTGCGCACACTGGAGGACTTGCCACAGGCGGCACGTGATTATTTGGACCGCATCAGTGAGCTGATCGGCATACCTGTCGAGACGGTCTCGGTGGGTCCGGATCGCTGCCAGACGATTCCCGTTGGCGACGGAAGTGCTGTCGCCGCCTCGTTGTAA
- a CDS encoding DUF456 domain-containing protein gives MNQRLIVTKPPSPATSMDTFIHILAAILLLSAMAVGWVLTLVGMPGNWFMVLAAAGYAWIGPQTGLIQLEWKTVIALSVLAIIGEIAEFAAGMVGARRAGGSRRAAVFSLIGSLIGAIGGATIGIPIPVLGSAVAAVVGGALGAFAGAAFAEHTRGELAGQSLKVGQAAFWGRLLGTGIKTVVASIIAAVTIITLAT, from the coding sequence ATGAACCAGCGACTCATTGTAACCAAACCGCCCTCCCCTGCCACCTCCATGGATACCTTCATTCACATCCTGGCTGCAATTCTCCTGCTCTCAGCGATGGCAGTAGGCTGGGTGCTTACGCTCGTGGGAATGCCGGGAAATTGGTTCATGGTCCTAGCTGCTGCAGGGTATGCGTGGATCGGACCGCAAACGGGTCTCATCCAGCTTGAGTGGAAAACCGTAATCGCCCTAAGTGTCCTAGCTATTATTGGCGAAATCGCCGAATTTGCCGCTGGCATGGTCGGTGCACGCCGTGCGGGGGGAAGTCGACGCGCAGCCGTTTTCTCGCTCATTGGCTCGCTGATCGGTGCCATCGGCGGTGCCACGATCGGCATTCCCATCCCCGTCCTCGGTTCTGCCGTGGCTGCCGTCGTGGGGGGAGCCTTGGGGGCCTTTGCCGGCGCAGCTTTCGCCGAACACACCCGTGGAGAACTGGCCGGCCAATCGCTTAAAGTAGGCCAGGCTGCCTTCTGGGGCCGGCTCCTCGGCACCGGTATTAAAACCGTCGTCGCCTCGATCATCGCCGCCGTAACCATCATCACCCTGGCAACTTGA
- a CDS encoding sugar phosphate isomerase/epimerase family protein yields the protein MKYGMNVLLWIDHLDDSILPVLESLKAMGYDGVEVPLFQLDEAHSQSWGKRLDDFGLERTAVTVRTAEDNPISPNAKIRAAGVAANKRTIDCCHALGVQVLCGPFHSAIGEFSGAGPTADEWKWGVESMREVAEYAEQANVVLAPEAVNRFECYLANCMVDLSRFVTEVDHPSCKLLYDTFHANIEEKDPVQAIRTCAPHVGLVHISENDRSTPGQGNVCWDETFDTLREIGYDGWLVVEAFGLCLPRIAAATKIWRSMFESEEQLAREALDFMRSNVARRW from the coding sequence ATGAAATACGGTATGAACGTCCTCCTTTGGATCGACCATCTCGACGACTCCATCCTGCCAGTCCTGGAGAGCCTCAAAGCCATGGGCTACGACGGCGTCGAAGTCCCTCTGTTTCAACTCGACGAGGCCCATTCTCAATCCTGGGGCAAGCGGCTAGACGACTTCGGCCTGGAACGGACCGCCGTCACCGTACGAACCGCCGAGGACAACCCTATCAGCCCCAACGCAAAGATCCGTGCCGCCGGAGTCGCAGCCAATAAACGCACTATCGATTGCTGCCATGCCTTAGGAGTCCAAGTCCTCTGCGGTCCGTTTCATTCGGCAATCGGCGAGTTCAGCGGTGCCGGCCCGACTGCCGACGAGTGGAAGTGGGGTGTAGAAAGCATGCGCGAAGTCGCCGAATACGCCGAACAGGCCAACGTTGTTCTGGCCCCTGAAGCGGTCAATCGATTCGAGTGTTATCTCGCCAATTGCATGGTCGATCTCAGCCGGTTCGTAACCGAAGTGGATCACCCCAGCTGCAAACTGTTGTACGATACTTTCCACGCGAACATCGAAGAAAAAGATCCCGTTCAGGCGATCCGCACCTGCGCTCCACACGTGGGCTTGGTGCATATTTCAGAAAACGACCGCAGCACTCCCGGCCAAGGAAACGTCTGCTGGGACGAGACTTTCGATACCCTCAGAGAAATCGGCTACGATGGCTGGCTCGTCGTCGAAGCCTTCGGCCTCTGTCTGCCAAGAATCGCCGCCGCCACAAAGATCTGGCGCTCGATGTTCGAGAGCGAAGAGCAACTGGCCCGCGAGGCGCTGGATTTTATGCGTTCGAATGTCGCCCGCAGGTGGTAG
- a CDS encoding endonuclease/exonuclease/phosphatase family protein gives MKRVAIPFQFIASLSLAVVTAGFFGKWNWLLDLCSHLRSQAVFALVVCGVLLLALERRRWGVVCLVVALGLTATLWPFYFPSGSATRTGTYRLLSLNVLAINPAKDKVIDFILETDPDFILLQETRASWIESLDEALGETWPYHKSYARLDYFGISIYSKIPWACCELKPFSKLYSTPSLDALIELPDGKRLRLIAVHPISPMNNDKWKSRNLHFEGIAEAVQTPEHGRTIVAGDFNCTPWSYWFRRLIRESGLRDAMEGQGFHVTWLPIPIGIFGLPIDHVLVGPDIQVTGFAVGPYVGSDHRGLVVEFE, from the coding sequence ATGAAACGCGTGGCAATCCCTTTCCAATTCATTGCCTCGCTGTCCCTAGCCGTCGTCACCGCCGGTTTCTTTGGCAAGTGGAATTGGCTACTGGACCTCTGCAGTCATCTTCGCTCTCAGGCGGTGTTCGCACTGGTAGTTTGCGGTGTATTGCTGCTTGCGTTGGAGCGCCGTCGATGGGGAGTTGTTTGCCTCGTTGTGGCACTAGGTTTGACGGCCACTTTGTGGCCTTTTTACTTCCCATCGGGTAGTGCTACGAGGACCGGCACCTATCGGCTACTCTCGTTGAATGTGCTGGCGATCAATCCTGCGAAAGACAAGGTGATTGACTTTATCTTGGAGACGGACCCTGATTTTATTCTCTTGCAGGAAACGAGAGCGTCGTGGATCGAATCGCTGGATGAAGCACTTGGCGAAACTTGGCCTTACCACAAATCCTACGCGCGGTTGGATTACTTCGGCATTTCGATTTACAGCAAGATTCCCTGGGCCTGTTGCGAGCTGAAACCGTTCTCGAAGCTTTATTCGACCCCTTCACTTGATGCGTTGATTGAATTGCCCGATGGGAAGCGGCTCCGCTTGATTGCAGTCCACCCCATTTCGCCGATGAACAACGACAAGTGGAAATCGCGAAATCTCCATTTCGAGGGGATTGCGGAGGCGGTTCAAACACCGGAACACGGCCGTACGATTGTGGCGGGAGATTTTAACTGCACACCCTGGTCGTATTGGTTTCGCCGTCTCATTCGAGAATCCGGCCTGCGCGATGCGATGGAGGGGCAAGGGTTCCATGTCACATGGCTGCCAATTCCCATCGGGATTTTTGGCCTACCAATTGACCATGTGCTGGTGGGTCCTGACATACAAGTAACAGGGTTCGCGGTGGGGCCGTATGTGGGGTCGGACCATCGAGGGTTGGTGGTGGAATTTGAGTAG
- a CDS encoding flagellar basal body P-ring protein FlgI: protein MRSIHSSRLSLVIAISVVMAWTGCMGPILRQQSPELTEEETKAELKLVGNATQPYGLSYVKVEAVALVTGLAGTGEDPPPSPQRATVLAEMNRREVENPNRILASPNTGLVLVRGLLRPGIRAGDHFDLDIRTPTRSSTTSLRGGRLLETRLTETAVLGDQLRKGHLLGMAKGPILVDPSADVDEDKVLSRKGRVLGGGVALKDRNLGLVLNSEHQSVRLSQTIGKAINKRFFSYMDGQQRGMSIPKTDEFIELDVHPRYKDNVGRYMRVVRNIAITESPSQLQERLVLLKNQLMDPVTTATAAIRLEAIGDDQAKQALLEGIESDDPEVRFYAAEALAYLDVTEAVDPLAKVVRDEPAFRVNALAALSAMDDGAAYEALRSLLSAKSAETRYGAFRAMTAMTPNDSLLVGENMKDKFQFHKLDLPGDQMIHVTSSHHPEIVFFGLDHQLKLPLVLDAGPNILVNGLSGAQIKVSNFGSTTQQRVVSTDVEEVIRAIVELGGDYPDVVQMLEQAKQNGALTSRFRINALPEIGRERIKHDDDPESEELEVEEDSSHNFNVETPEPELFSRK from the coding sequence ATGAGGTCTATTCACTCGAGCCGTTTGAGTCTGGTCATCGCAATTTCTGTCGTCATGGCGTGGACCGGCTGCATGGGTCCAATTCTGCGCCAGCAAAGTCCAGAGCTCACCGAGGAAGAGACCAAGGCGGAATTGAAGCTCGTGGGCAACGCGACTCAGCCCTATGGCTTGAGCTACGTGAAGGTGGAGGCCGTGGCACTCGTGACCGGGTTGGCGGGGACGGGCGAGGATCCACCTCCTTCGCCGCAGCGAGCGACCGTGCTTGCCGAAATGAATCGGCGAGAAGTCGAGAATCCCAATAGAATCTTGGCCTCTCCCAACACGGGGCTGGTGCTGGTGCGTGGCTTGCTGCGACCTGGCATCCGAGCCGGCGATCATTTTGACCTGGATATTCGCACACCCACGCGCAGTAGCACGACAAGCCTGCGCGGAGGTCGGTTGTTGGAAACGCGGCTTACCGAAACGGCTGTACTGGGAGATCAACTTCGCAAAGGGCACTTGTTGGGAATGGCAAAAGGCCCGATTCTTGTTGATCCAAGTGCCGACGTCGACGAAGACAAGGTGCTGTCTCGCAAGGGACGCGTCCTGGGTGGTGGTGTTGCCCTCAAAGACCGCAACCTGGGACTGGTGCTCAACAGCGAACACCAATCGGTCCGTTTGAGTCAGACCATCGGCAAAGCGATCAACAAACGCTTCTTCAGCTACATGGATGGCCAGCAACGGGGAATGTCGATTCCGAAAACGGATGAATTCATCGAACTGGATGTGCATCCTCGGTACAAAGACAATGTGGGGCGTTATATGCGGGTCGTGCGTAACATCGCGATCACCGAGTCCCCCAGTCAGCTGCAAGAACGGCTTGTACTGTTGAAAAACCAATTGATGGACCCCGTGACAACGGCCACGGCAGCGATTCGGCTCGAGGCCATTGGCGACGACCAAGCCAAGCAGGCTTTGCTTGAAGGTATTGAAAGCGACGACCCCGAGGTGAGGTTCTACGCTGCTGAGGCACTCGCCTATCTCGACGTAACAGAAGCGGTCGATCCTTTGGCCAAAGTAGTGCGCGACGAGCCAGCCTTCCGCGTGAATGCCTTGGCAGCCCTGAGTGCGATGGACGACGGGGCAGCCTACGAGGCGTTGCGCTCGCTTCTGTCGGCCAAGAGCGCCGAAACTCGGTATGGTGCGTTCAGGGCGATGACTGCGATGACTCCTAACGATTCGCTGTTGGTGGGGGAAAACATGAAGGACAAGTTCCAGTTTCATAAGCTCGATCTGCCTGGAGATCAAATGATTCACGTCACCAGCAGTCATCATCCGGAGATCGTGTTCTTTGGTCTCGACCATCAACTCAAGTTGCCGTTGGTATTGGATGCCGGACCAAACATCCTGGTCAATGGTCTTAGCGGTGCCCAAATCAAGGTGAGCAACTTTGGTTCGACCACACAACAACGGGTTGTCTCGACCGACGTCGAAGAAGTCATCCGCGCGATCGTCGAACTGGGTGGCGATTACCCTGACGTGGTCCAGATGCTTGAACAGGCGAAGCAAAACGGAGCCCTAACGAGCCGCTTCCGCATAAACGCGCTGCCGGAAATCGGCCGTGAGCGAATCAAGCATGATGATGATCCGGAAAGCGAAGAACTTGAAGTGGAGGAAGATTCTTCCCACAACTTCAACGTCGAGACGCCCGAGCCGGAGTTGTTTAGTCGGAAGTAG
- the yidD gene encoding membrane protein insertion efficiency factor YidD: MNRLWRICRQVPAVLLIAAVKCYQWTISPLLGQCCRFEPTCSVYFIEAVKKHGAVRGTLLGFRRIGRCHPWHPGGYDPP; encoded by the coding sequence ATGAACCGGTTGTGGAGAATCTGCCGTCAGGTGCCAGCAGTGCTGCTGATTGCCGCAGTGAAGTGCTATCAATGGACAATCAGCCCTCTGCTGGGGCAATGCTGTCGGTTTGAACCAACTTGTAGCGTGTATTTCATCGAAGCTGTGAAAAAGCACGGTGCTGTGAGAGGAACTCTGCTGGGGTTTCGCCGGATTGGACGCTGTCATCCCTGGCATCCCGGTGGATACGACCCACCTTGA
- the rnpA gene encoding ribonuclease P protein component — protein sequence MSNKLPKSARLLKSEDFDRVFRRHCIVSDDLLVLHAEQGISDETRLGLVVSRKCGNAVMRNRWKRILREAFRLLRSELPSGIDLVIIPRRTGKPATVPSLEQAQASLSGLAGRAERKLAAASKTSS from the coding sequence ATGTCCAACAAGCTGCCCAAGTCGGCTCGCCTTTTAAAGTCCGAGGATTTTGACCGAGTTTTTCGCCGGCATTGCATAGTGAGCGACGACCTGCTGGTGCTCCACGCAGAGCAAGGGATTAGTGACGAGACTCGGCTGGGGTTGGTTGTCTCGCGTAAATGTGGAAATGCCGTCATGAGGAATCGTTGGAAACGAATTCTACGCGAGGCTTTTCGTTTGCTGCGCAGCGAATTGCCTAGCGGAATTGACTTGGTCATCATTCCCCGTCGCACTGGCAAGCCCGCGACAGTCCCCTCACTGGAACAAGCGCAAGCTTCGCTCAGTGGGCTGGCGGGGCGCGCCGAGCGTAAACTCGCAGCTGCTAGCAAGACATCGTCATGA
- a CDS encoding DnaJ C-terminal domain-containing protein, giving the protein MAEDFYETLGVSRQATQDEIRTAYRQMARKHHPDLNPGDTKAKEKFQRVQEAFDVLNDTQKRELYDRYGSAYETVGGGGGPRPGPNPWAGTGGGPGGPQGFDVNLDDLFGGGADVGGGGFADLFRNFKQRNKRSAPTRGSNIEHEITVPFATAVLGGEAEISLRDETGQTESLRVKIPAGIAPGKKIRLRGKGEPSRTGGPAGDILIRVNVAPHPHYRRQGNRLDVRVPITLAEAMGGGKIDVPTPHGTIALTVPPGTSSGSKLRAKGQGVKPANGDPGDLFAEVQIILPKNMDEADRETVLETLKKYPENPRSDLRW; this is encoded by the coding sequence ATGGCTGAAGACTTTTACGAAACATTGGGAGTGAGCCGTCAAGCGACGCAGGATGAGATCCGCACCGCATATCGCCAGATGGCCCGCAAGCATCATCCTGACCTAAACCCGGGCGACACAAAAGCCAAAGAGAAGTTCCAACGGGTTCAGGAGGCCTTTGATGTGCTAAATGACACTCAGAAGCGCGAGTTGTACGATCGCTACGGCAGCGCTTACGAGACAGTTGGAGGTGGAGGTGGCCCGCGGCCGGGTCCGAATCCCTGGGCGGGTACTGGCGGCGGTCCAGGAGGTCCGCAGGGGTTTGACGTCAATCTGGATGATCTCTTCGGTGGTGGTGCAGACGTTGGAGGTGGGGGGTTTGCTGATCTCTTCAGAAACTTCAAGCAGCGCAATAAACGAAGTGCTCCCACGCGCGGTAGCAATATCGAGCATGAAATCACGGTCCCTTTTGCAACGGCGGTACTGGGTGGCGAGGCAGAAATCTCCCTGAGAGATGAAACAGGCCAAACAGAATCATTGCGAGTCAAGATCCCAGCTGGTATTGCTCCAGGAAAAAAAATTCGACTTCGAGGTAAAGGGGAGCCGAGCCGAACAGGGGGACCTGCTGGCGACATCTTGATTCGTGTAAACGTAGCTCCCCACCCTCACTATCGACGACAAGGAAATCGGCTCGACGTGCGAGTTCCGATCACTTTGGCCGAAGCAATGGGAGGCGGCAAGATTGATGTCCCCACTCCCCACGGCACGATCGCGCTCACAGTCCCTCCTGGCACTTCAAGCGGCAGCAAACTGCGCGCAAAAGGCCAGGGGGTAAAACCTGCCAATGGTGATCCGGGGGACCTGTTTGCAGAAGTGCAAATCATCTTGCCCAAGAACATGGACGAAGCAGACCGCGAGACTGTTCTGGAAACATTGAAGAAGTACCCTGAGAATCCGCGGTCAGATTTGCGATGGTAA